A window from Heteronotia binoei isolate CCM8104 ecotype False Entrance Well chromosome 15, APGP_CSIRO_Hbin_v1, whole genome shotgun sequence encodes these proteins:
- the LOC132583852 gene encoding tRNA N(3)-methylcytidine methyltransferase METTL2-like, producing the protein MAAPGEKGEGGGESRRAPFGSRFLTDPARLFQHNAWDNVEWSEEQEAAAQKKVQENSTHFVPPDQQEAYEVHASKYWDEFYKTHENGFFKDRHWLFTEFPELAPNQNVGQATKPISEDTEAARESKTAGPGGCCGAGLVEETRASEHLLDSETSSCQLQSQVEAASQNLEAVKLNEDFPGSSATYRILEVGCGAGNTVFPILQTNNDPNLFVYCCDFSRRAVDLVKAHSEYDTSRCFAFVHDLCDTQLPFPVPDESLDMVVLIFVLSALLPEKTQSVIKRLSQLLKPGGLILLRDYGRYDLAQLRFKKGQCLADNFYVRGDGTRVYFFTQGELDLLFSTAGLEKVQNLVDRRLQVNRGKQVTMYRVWIQCKYRKPLRLRREQETPS; encoded by the exons ATGGCGGCGCCGGGCGAGAAGGGCGAAGGCGGCGGCGAGAGCAGGAGGGCGCCTTTCGGGAGCCGCTTCCTCACCGACCCGGCGCGCCTCTTCCAGCACAACGCCTG GGATAACGTGGAGTGGTCTGAAGAGCAGGAAGCAGctgcccaaaagaaggtgcaagAGAACAGCACACACTTTGTACCTCCAGATCAGcaag AGGCCTATGAAGTCCACGCCAGCAAGTACTGGGACGAGTTTTACAAAACCCACGAAAATGGCTTCTTCAAGGACCGCCACTGGCTTTTCACTGAATTCCCTGAGCTGGCCCCAAACCAAAATGTCGGTCAGGCCACCAAGCCCATCTCTGAGGACACTGAGGCTGCACGAGAGTCCAAGACTGCAGGCCCTGGAGGCTGCTGTGGGGCTGGTTTAGTAGAGGAGACCAGGGCCTCGGAGCATCTGCTGGACTCTGAAACGAGCAGCTGCCAGTTGCAATCCCAAGTAGAAGCAGCATCGCAGAACCTGGAGGCTGTAAAACTGAATGAGGACTTCCCAGGGTCATCTGCTACTTACCGGATACTGGAG GTGGGCTGCGGTGCTGGGAACACAGTCTTCCCCATCCTCCAAACCAACAA TGATCCCAACCTCTTTGTGTACTGCTGTGACTTTTCCAGGAGGGCCGTGGACCTTGTCAAG GCTCATTCAGAATACGACACATCTCGCTGCTTTGCATTCGTTCACGACCTCTGCGACACTCAGTTGCCTTTTCCAGTGCCGGATGAGTCTCTCGACATGGTGGTCCTGATCTTTGTCCTTTCAGCGCTTCTTCCAGAAAA AACACAGAGTGTCATCAAGAGACTTAGCCAGCTTCTGAAGCCCGGAGGACTGATTTTGTTACGAGATTACGGCCGTTACGACCTGGCCCAGCTCCGCTTCAAGAAAG GTCAGTGTCTGGCTGATAACTTTTACGTGAGAGGCGATGGCACCAGAGTTTATTTCTTCACACAAG GTGAGTTGGACTTGCTCTTCTCcacagccggcttggagaaagtCCAAAATCTGGTGGACCGCCGCCTCCAGGTGAACAGGGGAAAGCAGGTGACCATGTACAGGGTGTGGATCCAGTGCAAATATCGCAAGCCCCTCCGGCTGAGGAGAGAGCAGGAGACGCCCTCGTAG